One window of Salmo salar chromosome ssa11, Ssal_v3.1, whole genome shotgun sequence genomic DNA carries:
- the LOC106563809 gene encoding claudin-4 — MVSAGLQMMGTALGVIGWIGTIIVCAMPMWRVSAFIDSNIITSQVIWDGIWMSCVVQSTGQMQCKIYDSMLALPQDLQVARAMIVIAILSGIIAILLAVAGGKCTNCVEDEASKAKMGVTSGVVFIIAGVLCLIPVCWTAHSIIQDFYNPHLISAKKRELGAMASQGLQIMGVMLAMIGWLGTILTCAMPMWRVTAFVGANIVTAQVIWEGLWMNCVVQSTGQMQCKVYDSMLALPQDLQAARAMVIVAVIVGVCGVMMAIVGGKCTNCMEDEAAKAKACIIAGIVFIICGLLIFIPVSWSANTLIRDFYNPLVIEAQRRELGAALYIGWGSAGLLLLGGGLLCCNCPPKEGNMGRPYVAAKFAPVRTTSPSMNYV, encoded by the exons ATGGTGTCAGCTGGGTTACAGATGATGGGCACGGCCCTGGGAGTCATAGGCTGGATCGGGACTATCATCGTATGCGCCATGCCCATGTGGAGGGTCTCCGCCTTCATTGACAGCAACATCATCACCTCTCAGGTCATCTGGGATGGTATCTGGATGAGCTGCGTGGTCCAGAGCACGGGCCAGATGCAGTGTAAGATCTATGACTCCATGTTGGCCCTGCCCCAGGACCTTCAGGTTGCCAGAGCCATGATTGTCATCGCCATCCTCTCCGGCATCATCGCCATCCTATTGGCTGTAGCTGGGGGAAAGTGCACCAACTGCGTGGAGGACGAGGCGTCCAAGGCTAAAATGGGCGTGACGTCTGGGGTGGTGTTCATCATTGCCGGGGTTCTGTGTCTGATCCCTGTCTGCTGGACGGCCCACAGCATCATCCAGGACTTCTACAACCCGCACCTGATAAGCGCTAAGAAGAGGGAGCTGGGGG CCATGGCTTCCCAGGGCCTCCAGATTATGGGAGTAATGCTGGCCATGATTGGCTGGCTGGGGACCATCCTCACTTGTGCCATGCCCATGTGGAGGGTCACTGCCTTCGTCGGAGCCAACATCGTCACCGCTCAGGTCATCTGGGAAGGGTTATGGATGAACTGCGTGGTCCAGAGCACGGGACAGATGCAGTGTAAGGTCTATGACTCCATGCTGGCCTTACCTCAGGACCTTCAGGCCGCCAGAGCCATGGTCATCGTGGCAGTGATTGTGGGCGTCTGCGGCGTCATGATGGCCATCGTCGGGGGGAAGTGCACCAACTGCATGGAGGACGAGGCTGCCAAAGCCAAAGCCTGCATCATCGCCGGGATCGTCTTCATCATCTGCGGCCTCCTCATCTTCATCCCTGTGTCATGGTCAGCCAATACGCTGATCAGAGACTTCTATAACCCCCTGGTGATAGAGGCCCAGAGGAGGGAGCTGGGGGCGGCTCTGTACATCGGCTGGGGCTCCGCAGGGCTGCTGCTGTTGGGAGGGGGTCTGCTCTGCTGCAACTGCCCCCCCAAGGAGGGCAACATGGGCAGGCCATATGTGGCGGCTAAGTTCGCCCCTGTCCGGACCACATCTCCATCCATGAACTATGTGTGA
- the LOC106563813 gene encoding claudin-like protein ZF-A89: protein MASAGLQILGISLAVIGWIGDIIICALPMWKVTAFIGNNIVTAQIFWEGLWMNCVIQSTGQMQCKVYDSMLALPQDLQAARALVVISILVAVIGILLSMAGGKCTNCIDDEAAKSKVAIASGVFFQVAGILCLIPVSWSANTVIRDFYNPLLTDAQRRQLFRGGTMSRQILAFVLAFIGFMGTIVICALPMWKVTAFVGANIVTAQVFWEGLWMNCVIQSTGHMQCKAYDSLLALPQNLQASRALICVSIGVSVLAIGLTVVGARCTNFLHDDWLAKSKVGIAAGAVFMAAGVLCVIPVSWSAHTIIQGFYNPLATQERRGELGASIYVGWVSGALLMIGGGMLCSTYRC from the exons ATGGCCTCCGCCGGTCTCCAGATTCTGGGCATTTCCCTGGCTGTCATCGGTTGGATCGGTGACATCATAATCTGCGCGCTCCCCATGTGGAAGGTGACTGCTTTCATCGGCAATAACATCGTAACCGCGCAGATCTTCTGGGAGGGCCTGTGGATGAACTGTGTGATCCAGAGCACGGGCCAGATGCAGTGTAAGGTCTACGACTCCATGCTGGCCTTACCTCAGGACCTCCAGGCCGCCAGGGCTCTGGTCGTCATCTCCATCCTCGTGGCCGTGATCGGCATCCTGCTCTCCATGGCTGGGGGGAAGTGCACAAACTGCATCGACGACGAGGCGGCCAAGTCCAAGGTGGCCATCGCATCCGGCGTGTTCTTCCAAGTCGCCGGCATCCTCTGCCTGATCCCAGTGTCTTGGTCCGCCAACACCGTCATCAGGGACTTCTACAACCCGCTTCTAACTGACGCGCAGAGGAGA CAACTATTCCGGGGTGGAACAATGAGCCGACAGATCCTTGCCTTTGTCCTGGCCTTCATCGGGTTCATGGGGACCATCGTGATCTGTGCCCTGCCCATGTGGAAGGTAACAGCCTTTGTCGGAGCCAACATTGTCACTGCCCAGGTGTTCTGGGAAGGGTTATGGATGAACTGTGTGATCCAGAGCACGGGCCACATGCAGTGTAAAGCCTACGATTCCCTTCTGGCCTTACCCCAGAACCTGCAGGCTTCCAGGGCTCTCATCTGCGTCTCCATTGGGGTCAGTGTGCTCGCCATCGGGCTGACTGTAGTTGGGGCACGCTGCACCAACTTCCTCCATGACGACTGGCTGGCCAAGTCGAAGGTTGGCATTGCGGCAGGCGCGGTGTTCATGGCAGCGGGGGTGTTGTGTGTTATCCCTGTCAGCTGGTCCGCTCACACCATCATCCAGGGCTTCTACAACCCTCTGGCcacccaggagaggagaggggagctgGGGGCGTCCATCTACGTGGGGTGGGTGTCTGGAGCACTGCTCATGATCGGAGGGGGGATGCTCTGCAGCACGTACAGgtgctga